A region of the Tepidisphaeraceae bacterium genome:
TGATCAGCAAGCCAACGGAAAGGATCGCGTCGGTTTTGGCGCCGGCATTAACACGCCACTGATGGCGGATACGAAGCGTGAGGTGCTTATCGCCATTGTCCCGATCGGCGGCGGCCTCTCGGAAGCCGAGAAAGTGCGGGTGACGATCATTGGATTCGGCATGGTGGCAAGTAGAACGGATGACAACCCGCTGCGCAAGCTCGGCATCGGAGGACCGGTGGGATCGCCTGAAGCAGCGGGTGATGGGACCTTCAACCTAATAGGCGGCTATGAAGGCGGCAACATTTCCAGCCCGGTTTCCAAGGCGGACAGGGTCATTTCTCTTAAAATCGAGACCCGGTGACGGCGAGAAGGTATGACCCGCCGTTGCACTGGACCGCGGCCGCGAAGCGTTTACTCTAATTCGAACGGTCGTCGGCGCGGCCGCGGCCAGTGAACGGCAATCCGTTATGTGCCGGAGGAGCCCGCGTGGCTGACGAGCTGCTGCAAGCTGACGAGGTCGTGGCACAACTGTCCGGTGGCGAGTGCGCTGTCGTTCACGAGGCGACGGGGACGGAAGTCTGGATCTTCCACGAGGCCGGCAACGGGTCCGAGCCATACCACATCAAGGCGCCCCTCCCCGACGTCCCGAAGCGAGCCGTCTTAGTGCAAGCCCTGCCGCTCGGGTTCGCTTTAACGTCCGACGATTCGTCGCTCGGGCCAGTCTTCCAACTGCAACGGCGGTGCTTCGGCGTCCGAGCGGCGGCACACAAGGCGCTGGGTCTGGCAAGGATTCTTGCCGGCGCGCCGTCCGATGCGCGGCTATGGATCACGACGACCGAGTACGACAATCGAGAGCCGCCGACGCCCGGCACATAACCCGCCAATGCACCGGACCGGGCCGGCGGTATAGTTTCTGTCGGTCGAACGCGGCTCGGTGCCGGCCGGCCGGTGATCGGCCCTACGTTATATCGCGGGGGAGCGGTCCTCGATGTCCAAGCAACTTCTCATCCTCGACGTGGACGAGACGCTCGTCTACGCCGACGAGAAGCCGCTAGCACGCGCCCCTGAATTCCGTGTCGGTCCGTTCCACGTCTACCGGCGTCCGTTCCTTCGCGAGTTCGTCACGGCCGTCGCCGATTGGTTCGACCTAGCCGTATGGTCCTCGGCCTCTGGCTCGTACGTTCATGGCGTCGTTGAGAACGTATTTGGTGTGCCGAACGCACTACGTTTCGTCTGGGCGTGCGACCGATGCACGCGGCGATATCATGCCGAGTTGCAGGAGCACTATTACGCGAAGAATCTATCAAAGCTTCGGAAGCTCGGGTTCGAGCTCGAACGGATTCTGATGGTGGACGATTCACCAGAGAAGCTTTCACAGCACTACGGCAATCACATCCGCGTGTCTCTGTTCACGGGCGACGAGTCAGATACCGAATTGCGAGATTTGCTGCCGTTTCTCGACTCGCTGCGAACCGCCGAGAACGTTCGGCAGATTGAGAAGCGATTCTGGCGGCAGTGACGTAGGGTCCGCCGGTACTCCTGCGGACCGTTCCCGTCCCCGACCGAGAGGCGGTCCGCAGGAGTACCAGCGGACCCTACAAGACTGGGTAATACGTCTACGGGGACGATATAATAGTAGTTATGCAGCACGAGGCGACTGCTCCCCCGACGCTGCCGTACGGCACGCCGCCGCGAAGCCGCAGGTGGCGCGTGTTCGCGTTTCTGATCGGTGGCAGCGTCGCGCAGTTTGCGCTGCTGCTCGTGCTCTCGTCTTATCGAGAGGTACGGTGGGTTGATCGGGTGGCGTGGGTGCTAGAGTGTCCGCTGTTTCGGATCATGTGGGACCTCGGCCTGCCTGTCACGAACACCAACGGCTACGCGCTCGGCCTGTTGAACGGCCTTTGCTGGTCGTCGTTCGCGGTCCTGGTCGTATGGTTGGTGCGGCGTGCGCGACGTGCTGCATAACCCGCCAATGCACCGGACCGTGCCGGCGGTATAGTTGCTGTCGGTCGGATGCGGCGCGGCGCCGGCTCGGCCACTGATCGGCCTCTCGTTATCCCGCTATGGCATCATTAATCGCCATCACTTCCGGCGCGGCGGACGGAGGGCTGCTAGCGCTCTGTCTCTTTGGGGTCGCCCCTGTCGCCCTGTTTGTACACTTGCTTGTGCGTCGGTTCGTTTTCGTCTCGCTGGTGATTTCGCTCGTGTTCGGCCTGTTTCTGCTTGGCCTCTGGCTCTATTTTGATGCAGGGGTTCCCGGGAGGAGATGGGTGAGCTTTCGGCTGGTGTGGGTCGGTTTCATAATCGCGATGGTCGTTAGCGCAATCGCAGGAATCCCCACGCTACTCGTCGGCGCATTCGGCGGTCCGAGAAGGCGGGATAAACAGCCGCTGCAGCGGACCGGCGACGAGGGTAAACTGTAGTGACGTAGGGTCCGCCGGTACACCTGCGGACCGTTCCCGTCCCCGACCGAGAGGCGGTCCGCAGGAGTACCAGCGGACCCTACAAGACTGGTTGTCTTTCAATCGGCGATCAGCGGCCGCGGTAGCCATTTGCTTTCGTATCGCATGTTGGCCCCGTCTCGGATTGCGAGCTTCGCGAACACGGCTTCGACGTATGGCCAGAAGAAGTGCTCATGCTTCTTGGCGACGTCGATTTCCGTCTCGCCCGTCGGTAACACAGCAAGCGCCCCCTCACGCTCGGCGATCCTCCAATGCTTCTCCGCACCGGTCCGGACGGCTTTCTTGAGCGAGGCGTAGTCCCGGCGGACGAATGCATCCACGATGGCTGGAGATGGCCACGCGAACGTGCGATCCGGCTTGTATTTCGCAAACTTCGCCGCCTGATCCCGTACCCGATCGTCGTCACCCAACACCCGGCCGGCGAGGATTCCCGTCCAGCTCTCGTGGAACTGATACCGGCTCGACTCGTCGGCGATGAACACCTTCTCCGCGACGCTTTCGGCTAACGCGACGTCGTCAGACAGGATGGCGCATTGCAACCAGAAGCTATCGAAACATTCTCGCAGTGCCCGGCCGGGCGCAAACGGGTGCACGTCGATCACCTTCGCGGCGCTGAGCGCAATCGCGCGAAGCACGTCATGCGAAGCATTGCGATCTTGGGAGCGATGCCACTCCAGGAACGCATAGTTGATCGCCGCACGGCATGCATGCATCGGCGGAGCCAGCCCCAGAGTCTCTACCGCTGTAAAACGCGGCTCGGGGAGGTCGACGCGAGAGAATGCGCGGAACAACTCCAACCGATTCCCGATGTTCTTGAATACGAGGTCCTTGCCAGCCATGGATCCCACCGTCCTACACGCTATACGCGCAAACTGTTCGTCCCCCGGTAGGTGGCACCGTGTGGGTACGGCCAACGGATGGGTGGATGGCTGCCGATGCCATTCTACCGCGTCGACGCATGGCGGGCCGCACGATCGCACAGGTTGCGCGTACACAACCTGTACCACCCAGCCGCCTGTGAAGGCAAAAAAGGTTATTCCCACTCGATCGTCGCCGGCGGTTTGCTGCTGATGTCGTACACGGTCGGAGATAAAGGGGTCGGGAGTCTATAATGCGGTGGAACAATGACTCCCGCCCCCTTGGTTGTCCCTTCCCCCGACAGCGGATAAGGACCAGCCTACTGGTCTCTGCCACCCGCCGGCCGTCGCAGCAGCAGCAGCACGGCGGTCCCACCGATGAAGGTGAGCGTTGCCGGCTCGGGCACGGACGTGCCGTTCAGTCCGATCGACTGCGCGAACGCGGCGCCCGCGTCATAGTTCAGGTCGAAAAAGTTGGAGTTGCGCAGGCTTGGCCCGGTGCTGGTGCCGATGCTGTTGGCACGCTCGGTCGAGGCGAGCAACAGGCGATTCTGCGTTTGCGAGAACGGCGTGAAGGCCACCCAGTAGTCCCCGGCCGGCAACGTGAGCGCCGCCGGTAACGAGGCCGTCAGGCTCGCCACGGGGTAGAGGTCGAAGATCACCATTTCACCCGTGAAGGCGGCCGACGCCGACGTGGTTCCGCTGGCGATCACGGTGCCGCCGTTGCCCGCGGACATGCCTTGGCGGATGTCGAATCGCCCCTGCGTGATCGCGCCGACCGACTCGCCGTCCTGCACGACGATGTTGGCGAACAGCCCCTGCACCGTCCACGTCTGGCTGGCGGGCACGGTGAAGGCGTTGTAGTTGCGGTCGAAGTAGTTCGCCGGGCTCTCGTAGTTCGGCGCGTGCCCCTGAAAGGTGGCCTTGCTGACGTCCCCGCCGTAGAACAACACCGCCGCCGACACGTGCGACGTCGCCATCGTCCAGGCGACGATCCCACCGCCCAACATCCACTTCCACGCGCTTCGCATCACGTTCCTTTCGGTAATCATCAAAGAAGGCCCACCCTAGCGGGCCCATCAATAGACTACTAAAGCAACGCGATAAAGTATTGCAAGACTTTGTTGCAAACCCCAGCAGTAATGTAGGGTGGGCACCGCCCACCGTTTCCCCCTTCAGTCATCATCATTAGCGGTGGGCGGTGCCACCCTACCGGCCCGCATCTTCCGCTTCACACGTGCCGCAGCTTGTTCAACCCGTTGAGCGCCGCGACCTTGTAGGCCTCGGCGAGGGTGGGGTAGTTGAAGACGTTGTTGACGAAGAAGTCGACGGCGCCGTCGAAGGCCATGACGGCCTGGCCGATGTGGATGAGTTCCGTCGCGCCGGTGCCGATGGCGTGGACGCCGAGGATCTTGTGGGTTTCCTGGTGGATGAGGAGCTTGAGCATGCCCTCGTAGTCGCCGAGCAGTTGGCCGCGGGCCAGTTCCTTGTACTGGGCGATGCCGGCCTCGTAGGGGATGCCGGCGTCGGTGAGTTGCTTCTCGGTGCGGCCGACCATGCTGATCTCGGGGATGGCGTAGATGCCGTAGGGGAACAGCTCGGGCAGCGACTTGGTGGGCACGCCGAACGCGTGGCAGACGGCCAGGCGGCCCTGTTCCATGGCGGTGCTGGCGAGCGCGGGGAAGCCGATGACGTCGCCGGCGGCGTAGATGTGCGGGACCTCGGTCTGGTACTTGTCGTTGACGTGCAGGCGCTCGCGGTCGTCGGCGTGCAGGCCGGCCTTGTCCAGTTGCAGCGCGGCGGTCGTGCCCTGCCGGCCGACGGCGTAGAGCAGGGCGCTGGCGCGCAGGTGCTTGCCGCTTTCTAGCGTCGCCTCGACCGAGGGGCCATGCAGCGGGCCTTCGCCGGTGGCGATCTTCTCAATCTTGGCGACCTTCTCGCCCATGCGCAGCGTGATGCCGGCGCGGCGCATGTGGTACTGGAAGGCTTCGGTGATCTCGTCGTCCAGGAAGCCCAAGACGCTGGTGCGGCCCTCGACGAGCGTCACCTTCACGCCGAGCGTGGCCATCATGCAGGCGTATTCGACACCGATGACGCCCCCGCCGACGACGATGAGCGTGCGCGGGAGCTCGTCGAGCTTCAGCAGGCCATCGGACGTGAAGACGTGGCCGGCTTCGAACGG
Encoded here:
- the sthA gene encoding Si-specific NAD(P)(+) transhydrogenase, coding for MRQFDCAVIGTGPAGQKAAIQAAKLGKKVCIIEKNNVVGGASINTGTVPSKSLREAVLHLTGANTRSLFGGESGRVKKNITVSDLIYVSKQVIYNELNLIRDQFDRNQVELIWGDAKFESPKRLRVDRPNDFEIVEADIFVIATGTRPATPRNVPFEAGHVFTSDGLLKLDELPRTLIVVGGGVIGVEYACMMATLGVKVTLVEGRTSVLGFLDDEITEAFQYHMRRAGITLRMGEKVAKIEKIATGEGPLHGPSVEATLESGKHLRASALLYAVGRQGTTAALQLDKAGLHADDRERLHVNDKYQTEVPHIYAAGDVIGFPALASTAMEQGRLAVCHAFGVPTKSLPELFPYGIYAIPEISMVGRTEKQLTDAGIPYEAGIAQYKELARGQLLGDYEGMLKLLIHQETHKILGVHAIGTGATELIHIGQAVMAFDGAVDFFVNNVFNYPTLAEAYKVAALNGLNKLRHV
- a CDS encoding HAD family hydrolase — encoded protein: MSKQLLILDVDETLVYADEKPLARAPEFRVGPFHVYRRPFLREFVTAVADWFDLAVWSSASGSYVHGVVENVFGVPNALRFVWACDRCTRRYHAELQEHYYAKNLSKLRKLGFELERILMVDDSPEKLSQHYGNHIRVSLFTGDESDTELRDLLPFLDSLRTAENVRQIEKRFWRQ